One Pygocentrus nattereri isolate fPygNat1 chromosome 23, fPygNat1.pri, whole genome shotgun sequence genomic window carries:
- the smyd1a gene encoding histone-lysine N-methyltransferase SMYD1a, with the protein MTLQKKDAVEVFAAGEKGRGLRTTKEMQAGEVVFTEASFAAVVFDSLYLQVCHNCFRRQANPHRCAQCKFAYYCDRTCQRAAWDEHKLECAAIRQQGRAPSENVRLAARTLWRMQRHTSKVSDGQLTTLDLLEDHISDMAPEDLKELQVDVQKFLEYWPRKSKQFGVEYISHIFGVIKCNGFTVSDQKGLQAVGVGIFPNLCLVNHDCWPNCTVILNHGNQTALDAALHSQRRIELRALGNIAEGEELTVSYVDFLNVSKDRQQLLKQQYYFHCKCEHCSKGIKDDLMMAVKEKDGKKPSAELVKEVTDFSVQKLAKIEEARTAGNFHEVIKICHECLEKQEPVLADTHLYLLRVLRIASEVLSYLQIFQEAAEYARRMMEGYRKLYHPNNAQLGMATMRAGVIHWHAGLIEAGHGMICKAYAILMITHGPHHPMTKDLESMRTQTEMELRLFKENEHVYHSMREAVLSSKPIGGGKVQ; encoded by the exons TCTGTACTTGCAGGTGTGTCACAACTGCTTCCGCAGACAGGCCAACCCACACCGCTGCGCACAGTGCAAGTTTGCGTACTACTGCGACCGCACATGTCAGCGTGCTGCCTGGGATGAGCACAAGCTGGAGTGCGCTGCTATCAGGCAGCAAGGCAGAGCACCAAGTGAAAATGTGCG TCTGGCAGCTCGCACTCTATGGCGCATGCAGAGGCACACAAGCAAAGTCTCTGACGGTCAGCTGACCACCCTCGACCTCTTGGAGGACCACATCTCCGACATGGCTCCAGAGGACCTTAAAGAACTCCAGGTGGATGTCCAGAAATTCCTGGAGTACTGGCCACGCAAGAGCAAGCAATTTGGAGTCGAGTACATCTCACATATCTTTGGTGTG ATCAAGTGCAACGGCTTTACTGTGAGTGACCAGAAGGGGCTTCAGGCAGTGGGCGTAGGCATCTTCCCAAATCTTTGTCTGGTCAACCATGACTGCTGGCCAAACTGTACAGTTATCCTCAACCATGGCAA TCAGACAGCTCTGGATGCAGCTCTCCACTCTCAGAGGAG GATCGAGCTGCGTGCCCTGGGAAACATCGCAGAGGGTGAGGAGCTGACCGTCAGCTACGTGGACTTCCTGAACGTGTCCAAGGACCGCCAGCAACTGCTCAAGCAACAGTACTACTTCCATTGCAAGTGTGAGCACTGCAGCAAAGGCATCAAGGATGATCTTATGATGGCTGTCAAAGAGAAGGACGGTAAAAAG CCCTCTGCTGAGCTGGTGAAAGAGGTGACAGACTTCAGTGTGCAGAAACTGGCCAAGATCGAGGAAGCCCGCACTGCAGGAAATTTCCATGAG GTGATTAAAATCTGCCATGAGTGCTTGGAGAAGCAGGAACCGGTCCTGGCAGACACTCATCTCTACCTGCTGCGTGTGCTCAGGATTGCCAGTGAGGTGCTGTCCTATCTGCAGATATTCCAGGAGGCTGCGGAATATGCCCGCAGAATGATGGAAGGCTACAG GAAACTTTATCACCCAAACAATGCTCAGCTGGGCATGGCCACCATGAGGGCAGGTGTGATACATTGGCATGCTGGGCTGATTGAGGCAGGTCATGGTATGATCTGCAAAGCTTATGCAATCCTCATGATTACCCACGGCCCCCACCACCCAATGACAAAGGATCTAGAG TCAATGCGCACGCAGACAGAGATGGAGCTGCGCCTGTTCAAGGAGAATGAGCATGTGTACCACAGCATGCGTGAGGCAGTCCTCAGCAGCAAGCCCATAGGAGGAGGAAAAGTCCAGTAA